A single Rhinolophus ferrumequinum isolate MPI-CBG mRhiFer1 chromosome 20, mRhiFer1_v1.p, whole genome shotgun sequence DNA region contains:
- the MRPS24 gene encoding 28S ribosomal protein S24, mitochondrial, which translates to MAAPVCRRGLGPRVLSWSRQLPCTWSALHTSAVRAKNRAARVRVGKGDKPVTYEEAHAPHHIAHRKGWLSLHTGNLDGEDHAAERMVEDVFLRKFMLGTFPGCLADQLVLKRRANQVDICALVLRLLPAHKFYFLVGYSETLLSHFYKCRVRLHLQTVPSKVVYKYI; encoded by the exons ATGGCGGCGCCCGTGTGCAGGCGGGGACTGGGACCACGG GTTCTGTCCTGGAGCCGACAGCTGCCGTGTACTTGGAGCGCCCTGCACACCTCCGCGGTCCGCGCCAAG AATCGCGCGGCCAGAGTCCGTGTGGGCAAGGGGGACAAGCCAGTGACCTACGAGGAGGCGCACGCGCCTCACCACATCGCCCATCGCAAGGGCTGGCTGTCGTTGCACACAG GTAATCTGGATGGGGAGGACCACGCCGCAGAGCGAATGGTGGAGGATGTTTTTCTCCGCAAGTTCATGCTGGGCACCTTCCCAGGCTGCCTGGCTGACCAGCTTGTCCTGAAACGCCGGGCTAACCAGGTAGACATCTGTGCCCTGGTCCTGAGGCTGCTACCCGCACACAAGTTCTACTTCCTTGTGGGCTACAGCGAGACCCTGCTGTCCCACTTTTACAAGTGTCGCGTGCGTCTGCACCTCCAAACTGTGCCCTCAAAGGTCGTGTATAAGTACATCTAG